In Erigeron canadensis isolate Cc75 chromosome 6, C_canadensis_v1, whole genome shotgun sequence, the following are encoded in one genomic region:
- the LOC122603787 gene encoding receptor-like protein Cf-9 isoform X1, with the protein MVLRVCIYIYILVKDVMFVASKQVLLKRMSNSNLRLITFVSCFFMSFASSSSPPANTTHKCSAQQTVSLLLFKRSLFSTNDLSQQRKCQDLLGSDYYPVMNNWNTSIDCCNWNGVTCDDSTGDVIRLDLGCGMLRGTVHSNTSLFHLSRLQGLDLGFNDIKLEPRAFTNMLQNYSNLEDLWLTNINIGLALPTYTNFSSSLKQLDLSSTGLHGKLPVNLFDFLNVEELILSMNNNLTGPLPKVNTSTSNPLVSLDLSSTSLSGKIPESIGYLNSLMYLDLSDCGLTGSLPKSLVNLRNLSFLYLSSNMLSGTLPSSLFTLPSLKYIRLRNNMFIGNIPVELFSLQSIKGLSLGNNQLSGQTDVLGHRPISQTFRQLTNLTYIDLSSNHFRGDWDLDILLSSLTNLEELHLSLSGLSVSSNNAKHYVNPKFKLLSLSSCKLNVFPESLQAMKNLKTLDLSNNDIHGHIPEWIGEMGGNSLLILDLSNNSISGTIPNVFNNYAKLEGFIVNENQLEGEVPSSLSNCQKLRIIDLGKNHLNDTFPGWLGSLPDLQALVLDSNSFHGRIATFFTIEFPFPSLRVLVLSHNEFEGELPLEYLQSFNAMKNVVKNNTKPEYLLVGRVYYSIVIAMKGVEQDFPYLLVEYTIIDLSNNNFESEIPDIIGNLNSLKVLNLSHNSLTGQIPRALGKLSEIESLDLSWNQLTGEIPQSLADLTFLSSLNLSQNLLMGRIPQGNQFSTFQGDSFGGNPKLCGPPLPSKCEVPRQPQVEGDGDDVDQDGGLPWKVVMLGYGCGTLVGLVLGYLMLSTGRPRWFNAIADATSHMILRCKPREDSE; encoded by the coding sequence ATGGTGTtacgtgtgtgtatatatatatatatattggtaaaagATGTAATGTTTGTAGCAAGTAAACAAGTACTATTAAAGAGAATGAGTAATTCAAACTTGCGTCTCATAACTTTTGTTTCCTGTTTCTTCATGTCTTTTGCTTCATCCTCTTCCCCACCCGCAAATACCACTCATAAATGCTCTGCTCAACAGACCGTTTCTTTGCTTCTCTTTAAGCGTAGCCTCTTCTCTACTAATGACTTGTCGCAACAACGGAAATGTCAGGATTTGCTTGGTTCTGATTATTATCCAGTTATGAATAACTGGAACACAAGTATCGATTGCTGTAATTGGAATGGAGTTACTTGCGACGACTCCACTGGTGACGTTATCAGACTCGACCTCGGTTGTGGTATGCTTCGAGGTACTGTCCACTCTAACACCTCCCTCTTTCACCTTTCTCGCCTTCAAGGACTCGACCTGGGCTTCAATGATATTAAGCTTGAACCTCGTGCTTTCACCAATATGCTTCAAAACTATAGTAATTTGGAAGACCTTTGGCTTACTAACATTAATATAGGTTTGGCTTTACCCACTTATACGAACTTCTCTTCTTCTCTAAAGCAACTCGATCTTAGCTCCACCGGCCTGCACGGGAAATTGCCTGTTAACTTATTCGATTTTCTAAATGTCGAAGAACTTATCTTGTCAATGAATAATAATCTCACTGGTCCATTGCCTAAAGTTAATACTAGCACTAGCAACCCGCTGGTGTCGTTAGATCTCTCATCTACAAGTTTATCAGGAAAGATACCGGAGTCAATTGGCTATCTCAATTCTCTGATGTACTTAGATTTATCAGATTGTGGTTTGACCGGGTCCCTTCCCAAATCCTTAGTTAACCTTAGGAACCTTAGTTTTCTATATCTATCATCTAACATGCTTTCTGGAACGTTGCCTTCTTCGTTGTTTACTCTTCCTTCTTTGAAATATATTAGGCTACGGAATAATATGTTCATAGGAAATATACCGGTCGAGTTGTTTTCCCTTCAATCTATAAAAGGATTATCTCTTGGCAATAATCAATTATCTGGCCAGACCGATGTGCTTGGTCATCGCCCCATTTCCCAAACATTTCGCCAACTAACCAACCTAACTTATATAGACCTTTCATCTAATCATTTTAGAGGTGACTGGGATCTGGATATATTGTTATCAAGTCTCACAAACCTTGAAGAACTCCATCTCTCACTCAGCGGTTTATCTGTATCAAGCAATAATGCTAAACACTATGTCAACCCTAAATTTAAGCTCTTAAGTTTGTCATCTTGCAAGCTAAATGTATTTCCGGAATCCTTACAGGCCATGAAAAATCTTAAAACCTTGGATTTATCTAATAATGACATACATGGTCATATTCCCGAGTGGATAGGGGAGATGGGAGGAAATAGTTTGTTAATTTTGGATCTCTCAAATAACTCCATTAGTGGCACCATTCCAAATGTATTCAACAATTATGCAAAACTGGAGGGGTTTATAGTGAACGAAAATCAATTAGAAGGAGAGGTGCCCTCTTCTTTGTCCAATTGTCAAAAGCTGAGGATAATTGATTTGGGAAAAAACCACTTAAATGACACGTTCCCTGGTTGGTTAGGAAGTCTTCCAGATTTGCAGGCTCTTGTCCTTGATTCAAATAGTTTCCATGGTCGTATTGCAACCTTTTTTACTATTGAATTCCCATTTCCAAGTTTGCGAGTTCTGGTTTTATCTCATAATGAGTTTGAAGGTGAACTCCCTCTTGAATATCTTCAAAGTTTTAATGCCATGAAGAATGTGGTTAAAAATAACACAAAACCAGAATACTTGTTAGTCGGTCGTGTGTATTACTCTATCGTTATTGCGATGAAAGGGGTGGAACAAGATTTTCCATACCTATTGGTTGAGTATACAATTATTGATCtatcaaacaacaattttgAAAGTGAGATTCCAGACATCATTGGAAATCTGAACTCATTAAAAGTGCTCAACTTATCCCACAATAGCCTCACAGGTCAAATCCCACGTGCTCTTGGAAAATTGTCAGAAATTGAATCATTAGACTTATCTTGGAACCAACTCACTGGAGAGATACCCCAAAGCCTTGCAGACTTGACATTTCTTAGCTCCTTAAACCTCTCGCAAAACCTTCTTATGGGACGTATTCCGCAAGGAAATCAGTTCAGCACATTTCAAGGTGACTCGTTTGGAGGCAATCCAAAACTCTGTGGTCCCCCGTTGCCCAGCAAGTGTGAGGTTCCACGCCAACCACAAGTTGAAGGGGATGGCGATGATGTAGACCAGGATGGTGGACTTCCATGGAAAGTGGTGATGTTGGGATATGGATGTGGAACCTTAGTTGGATTAGTCCTGGGATATCTCATGTTGTCAACTGGAAGACCAAGGTGGTTCAATGCAATTGCTGATGCAACATCGCATATGATCTTGCGATGTAAACCAAGAGAAGATAGTGAATGA
- the LOC122603787 gene encoding receptor-like protein Cf-9 isoform X2, with amino-acid sequence MGFGPDTSTYLDLLGSDYYPVMNNWNTSIDCCNWNGVTCDDSTGDVIRLDLGCGMLRGTVHSNTSLFHLSRLQGLDLGFNDIKLEPRAFTNMLQNYSNLEDLWLTNINIGLALPTYTNFSSSLKQLDLSSTGLHGKLPVNLFDFLNVEELILSMNNNLTGPLPKVNTSTSNPLVSLDLSSTSLSGKIPESIGYLNSLMYLDLSDCGLTGSLPKSLVNLRNLSFLYLSSNMLSGTLPSSLFTLPSLKYIRLRNNMFIGNIPVELFSLQSIKGLSLGNNQLSGQTDVLGHRPISQTFRQLTNLTYIDLSSNHFRGDWDLDILLSSLTNLEELHLSLSGLSVSSNNAKHYVNPKFKLLSLSSCKLNVFPESLQAMKNLKTLDLSNNDIHGHIPEWIGEMGGNSLLILDLSNNSISGTIPNVFNNYAKLEGFIVNENQLEGEVPSSLSNCQKLRIIDLGKNHLNDTFPGWLGSLPDLQALVLDSNSFHGRIATFFTIEFPFPSLRVLVLSHNEFEGELPLEYLQSFNAMKNVVKNNTKPEYLLVGRVYYSIVIAMKGVEQDFPYLLVEYTIIDLSNNNFESEIPDIIGNLNSLKVLNLSHNSLTGQIPRALGKLSEIESLDLSWNQLTGEIPQSLADLTFLSSLNLSQNLLMGRIPQGNQFSTFQGDSFGGNPKLCGPPLPSKCEVPRQPQVEGDGDDVDQDGGLPWKVVMLGYGCGTLVGLVLGYLMLSTGRPRWFNAIADATSHMILRCKPREDSE; translated from the coding sequence GATTTGCTTGGTTCTGATTATTATCCAGTTATGAATAACTGGAACACAAGTATCGATTGCTGTAATTGGAATGGAGTTACTTGCGACGACTCCACTGGTGACGTTATCAGACTCGACCTCGGTTGTGGTATGCTTCGAGGTACTGTCCACTCTAACACCTCCCTCTTTCACCTTTCTCGCCTTCAAGGACTCGACCTGGGCTTCAATGATATTAAGCTTGAACCTCGTGCTTTCACCAATATGCTTCAAAACTATAGTAATTTGGAAGACCTTTGGCTTACTAACATTAATATAGGTTTGGCTTTACCCACTTATACGAACTTCTCTTCTTCTCTAAAGCAACTCGATCTTAGCTCCACCGGCCTGCACGGGAAATTGCCTGTTAACTTATTCGATTTTCTAAATGTCGAAGAACTTATCTTGTCAATGAATAATAATCTCACTGGTCCATTGCCTAAAGTTAATACTAGCACTAGCAACCCGCTGGTGTCGTTAGATCTCTCATCTACAAGTTTATCAGGAAAGATACCGGAGTCAATTGGCTATCTCAATTCTCTGATGTACTTAGATTTATCAGATTGTGGTTTGACCGGGTCCCTTCCCAAATCCTTAGTTAACCTTAGGAACCTTAGTTTTCTATATCTATCATCTAACATGCTTTCTGGAACGTTGCCTTCTTCGTTGTTTACTCTTCCTTCTTTGAAATATATTAGGCTACGGAATAATATGTTCATAGGAAATATACCGGTCGAGTTGTTTTCCCTTCAATCTATAAAAGGATTATCTCTTGGCAATAATCAATTATCTGGCCAGACCGATGTGCTTGGTCATCGCCCCATTTCCCAAACATTTCGCCAACTAACCAACCTAACTTATATAGACCTTTCATCTAATCATTTTAGAGGTGACTGGGATCTGGATATATTGTTATCAAGTCTCACAAACCTTGAAGAACTCCATCTCTCACTCAGCGGTTTATCTGTATCAAGCAATAATGCTAAACACTATGTCAACCCTAAATTTAAGCTCTTAAGTTTGTCATCTTGCAAGCTAAATGTATTTCCGGAATCCTTACAGGCCATGAAAAATCTTAAAACCTTGGATTTATCTAATAATGACATACATGGTCATATTCCCGAGTGGATAGGGGAGATGGGAGGAAATAGTTTGTTAATTTTGGATCTCTCAAATAACTCCATTAGTGGCACCATTCCAAATGTATTCAACAATTATGCAAAACTGGAGGGGTTTATAGTGAACGAAAATCAATTAGAAGGAGAGGTGCCCTCTTCTTTGTCCAATTGTCAAAAGCTGAGGATAATTGATTTGGGAAAAAACCACTTAAATGACACGTTCCCTGGTTGGTTAGGAAGTCTTCCAGATTTGCAGGCTCTTGTCCTTGATTCAAATAGTTTCCATGGTCGTATTGCAACCTTTTTTACTATTGAATTCCCATTTCCAAGTTTGCGAGTTCTGGTTTTATCTCATAATGAGTTTGAAGGTGAACTCCCTCTTGAATATCTTCAAAGTTTTAATGCCATGAAGAATGTGGTTAAAAATAACACAAAACCAGAATACTTGTTAGTCGGTCGTGTGTATTACTCTATCGTTATTGCGATGAAAGGGGTGGAACAAGATTTTCCATACCTATTGGTTGAGTATACAATTATTGATCtatcaaacaacaattttgAAAGTGAGATTCCAGACATCATTGGAAATCTGAACTCATTAAAAGTGCTCAACTTATCCCACAATAGCCTCACAGGTCAAATCCCACGTGCTCTTGGAAAATTGTCAGAAATTGAATCATTAGACTTATCTTGGAACCAACTCACTGGAGAGATACCCCAAAGCCTTGCAGACTTGACATTTCTTAGCTCCTTAAACCTCTCGCAAAACCTTCTTATGGGACGTATTCCGCAAGGAAATCAGTTCAGCACATTTCAAGGTGACTCGTTTGGAGGCAATCCAAAACTCTGTGGTCCCCCGTTGCCCAGCAAGTGTGAGGTTCCACGCCAACCACAAGTTGAAGGGGATGGCGATGATGTAGACCAGGATGGTGGACTTCCATGGAAAGTGGTGATGTTGGGATATGGATGTGGAACCTTAGTTGGATTAGTCCTGGGATATCTCATGTTGTCAACTGGAAGACCAAGGTGGTTCAATGCAATTGCTGATGCAACATCGCATATGATCTTGCGATGTAAACCAAGAGAAGATAGTGAATGA
- the LOC122604922 gene encoding cationic amino acid transporter 1-like has protein sequence MADTNDRNRNESSSSSNNDNNNDTGNSNDNDNSGGSDRGNGGNGVIGNDNGNIDDNGNGDGNGNGNDIENNTANRDGGRGRNNDRNDTFTGGQDRNINNDAKEDSCVCVRSDFFPEESFKSWSNYGKALMQTKARLKERLLARSSDDIEINGMRARSQNQMKRTLNWFDLIWFGVGAVMGAGVFVLTGEAAHDLAGPGVLISYLLSGCAALLSVICYTEFAVELPVAGGSFAYLRVELGDFVAFIAAGNILFEYVVAGASVSRSWTSYFATLCNHKPNEFRINIPSMGKGFDHLDPIAVIVSVSICVIASFSVKGSSRFNSIATVIHIAVLLFIIIAGATKANPANFDPFAPFGIRGILKASSVLFFAYVGFDGVATLGEETKKPGRDIPIGLVGSMLIVITTYSLLALIVCLMQPYHQIDVDAPFTIAFEAVGMNWAKILVGLGALKGMTTVLLSIIIAESRYFTHIARTHMAPPILAVVHKKLGTPVNAAIIMTAANCLVAFFTSLEVLASLLSISTLFIFSLVAIGLLVRRYYSTGVTSDPDRNKLILFLMLIVSSSTGMALLWAWGVNYRLVYLLAGGVWFLSTLSIKLKVKQARNPTIWGAPLVPWLPSCSIALNLFMMGSIDGESFLRFMMWTAVLLTYYFLVGLHASYDASKETIKMEDDDEFEKGNAGDKASTTSEAVELNTITTSQT, from the coding sequence ATGGCGGATACCAATGACAGAAACCGAAATgagagtagtagtagtagtaacaATGACAACAATAATGACACCGGGAATAGTAATGACAATGACAATAGTGGTGGTAGTGACAGGGGAAATGGTGGCAATGGTGTCATAGGTAATGACAATGGCAATATCGATGATAATGGAAACGGAGATGGCAATGGAAATGGGAATGATATCGAAAATAATACTGCTAATCGTGATGGCGGCAGAGGTAGAAACAATGATAGAAATGACACTTTCACTGGTGGACAAGACAGAAATATAAACAATGATGCTAAAGAAGACTCGTGTGTATGTGTGAGATCAGATTTCTTCCCAGAAGAATCATTCAAGAGTTGGTCTAATTATGGTAAGGCCTTAATGCAAACTAAAGCCCGTCTAAAAGAACGTCTCCTGGCCCGTTCATCTGATGACATTGAAATCAATGGAATGCGTGCTCGAAGCCAGAACCAGATGAAGCGGACCCTTAATTGGTTTGACCTGATCTGGTTTGGTGTTGGAGCTGTTATGGGCGCGGGAGTTTTTGTCCTCACTGGAGAAGCTGCTCATGATTTAGCTGGTCCGGGAGTTCTCATATCCTACCTGCTGTCAGGCTGTGCAGCTTTACTTTCTGTTATATGCTATACTGAATTTGCGGTTGAACTTCCTGTGGCTGGAGGCTCGTTTGCTTATCTAAGAGTCGAGCTTGGTGACTTTGTAGCTTTTATTGCAGCTGGAAACATATTGTTTGAGTATGTTGTAGCTGGAGCTAGTGTATCGCGTTCATGGACTTCATATTTTGCAACCTTGTGCAACCACAAGCCTAATGAATTCCGTATTAACATCCCATCTATGGGAAAGGGTTTTGACCATTTGGATCCAATAGCTGTGATAGTGTCTGTAAGCATTTGTGTCATTGCATCTTTCAGTGTCAAAGGGTCATCCAGGTTCAATTCTATTGCAACAGTAATTCATATTGCTGTCTTGCTTTTCATTATCATAGCAGGAGCGACAAAGGCTAATCCTGCCAACTTTGATCCTTTTGCTCCTTTTGGTATTCGCGGTATCTTGAAGGCGTCATCTGTGCTTTTCTTCGCTTATGTTGGGTTTGATGGCGTGGCAACATTAGGTGAAGAAACCAAGAAGCCAGGGAGAGATATACCCATTGGCTTAGTCGGGTCTATGTTAATTGTCATCACCACTTATTCACTTCTGGCCTTAATAGTTTGCCTAATGCAACCATACCACCAGATTGATGTCGATGCCCCCTTCACAATTGCTTTTGAAGCTGTTGGAATGAATTGGGCAAAGATTTTGGTCGGCTTAGGTGCATTAAAGGGAATGACTACTGTTCTGTTGTCTATCATCATAGCAGAATCTCGGTACTTCACTCACATTGCTCGGACTCACATGGCACCTCCTATTCTTGCTGTGGTTCACAAAAAACTCGGGACACCAGTAAATGCCGCCATTATTATGACTGCTGCAAACTGCCTAGTAGCCTTTTTCACAAGCCTTGAGGTCTTAGCCAGCCTTCTTTCAATTTCCACCCTCTTCATTTTCTCACTGGTGGCTATTGGGTTATTAGTGAGACGATACTATTCAACAGGGGTGACATCTGATCCAGATAGAAACAAACTGATTTTGTTCTTGATGTTGATTGTCAGTTCGTCTACTGGGATGGCGTTACTTTGGGCATGGGGAGTAAATTATCGGTTGGTGTATCTGTTAGCAGGAGGAGTTTGGTTTCTGTCCACACTGAGTATCAAATTGAAGGTGAAACAAGCAAGGAATCCCACGATATGGGGGGCGCCATTGGTTCCATGGCTGCCATCGTGTAGCATTGCATTGAACTTGTTCATGATGGGCTCGATTGATGGAGAATCTTTCTTGAGATTCATGATGTGGACCGCCGTGTTGCTTACATACTACTTTCTTGTGGGATTGCATGCCTCTTACGATGCATCAAAGGAGACTATTAAGATGGAGGATGACGATGAATTTGAAAAAGGAAACGCAGGAGATAAAGCATCAACAACTTCTGAAGCTGTAGAACTCAACACTATTACAACCAGCCAGACTTGA